The Pseudarthrobacter sulfonivorans genome includes a window with the following:
- a CDS encoding DUF6993 domain-containing protein: MNRATDNRQATPITSRTTRSRRFGARAGRAPAALAGSLLMVLALAACTGGSPTATGTGAATPGELATPSGPATTGSTRPASTSPAEDPAIVEMKQTVTDALGRLAAGTPKPATAQVTDALTGAGIPPAAVEVSASRTPTGLEADAIEAAVLQGTDCVVGQVRDGNVTVIVLPVLASGKCFVGAAA, translated from the coding sequence ATGAATCGCGCGACGGACAACCGGCAGGCAACCCCCATCACCAGCCGGACCACCCGTTCCCGGCGGTTCGGGGCACGTGCGGGGCGGGCGCCCGCGGCGCTCGCCGGAAGCCTCCTGATGGTTCTTGCGCTTGCAGCCTGCACCGGCGGCTCCCCAACGGCGACAGGCACGGGCGCTGCCACGCCCGGCGAACTGGCCACCCCCTCGGGGCCGGCCACCACGGGCTCCACCCGGCCGGCCTCCACGTCCCCGGCGGAGGATCCGGCCATCGTGGAGATGAAACAGACAGTAACGGACGCGCTGGGCAGGCTGGCGGCGGGGACCCCAAAGCCAGCCACCGCCCAGGTGACCGATGCGCTGACCGGCGCCGGGATTCCCCCTGCGGCCGTTGAAGTGTCGGCGAGCCGGACGCCTACCGGGCTGGAAGCTGATGCCATTGAGGCCGCTGTGTTGCAGGGCACCGACTGCGTGGTGGGACAGGTCCGCGATGGCAACGTCACCGTTATCGTTCTGCCGGTCCTGGCCAGCGGGAAGTGTTTCGTGGGAGCGGCTGCCTGA
- the ettA gene encoding energy-dependent translational throttle protein EttA, producing MAEFIYTMTNARKAVGEKLILDNVSMSFFPGAKIGVVGPNGAGKSTILKIMAGLDIPSNGEARLSPGYTVGILLQEPPLNEEKTVLGNVQEGVGEIYGKIQRFNEISEEMASPDADFDVLLEEMGQLQEAIDAAEAWDLDSQLEQAMDALRCPPADADVTLLSGGERRRVALCKLLLQKPDLLLLDEPTNHLDAESVLWLEQHLSSYAGAVLAVTHDRYFLDHVAEWIAEVDRGHLYPYEGNYSTYLEKKRARLEVQGKKDAKQAKRLTEELEWVRSNAKGRQTKSKARLARYEEMAAEADRTRKLDFEEIQIPPGPRLGGLVLEARNLQKGFDDRTLIDGLSFTLPRNGIVGVIGPNGVGKSTLFKTIIGLEPLDGGELKIGDSVKISYADQSRGGIDPNKTLWEVVSDGLDYIQVGQVEMPSRAYVAAFGFKGPDQQKKAGVLSGGERNRLNLALTLKQGGNLLLLDEPTNDLDVETLSSLENALLEFPGCAVVVSHDRWFLDRVATHILAYEGDEENPAKWYWFEGNFESYEENKVERLGPDAAKPHRVTHRRLTRD from the coding sequence ATGGCGGAATTTATCTACACAATGACCAATGCCCGCAAGGCAGTTGGCGAAAAACTCATTCTTGACAACGTAAGCATGTCGTTCTTCCCGGGCGCCAAAATCGGTGTTGTCGGCCCGAACGGTGCCGGTAAGTCCACCATCCTGAAGATCATGGCCGGACTGGACATCCCGTCCAACGGTGAGGCCCGGCTCAGCCCCGGTTACACCGTGGGGATCCTGTTGCAGGAACCGCCACTGAACGAGGAAAAGACTGTCCTGGGCAACGTCCAGGAAGGCGTTGGCGAGATCTACGGCAAGATCCAGCGCTTCAACGAGATCTCCGAGGAAATGGCCAGCCCCGACGCTGACTTCGACGTCCTGCTCGAAGAAATGGGTCAGCTGCAGGAAGCCATTGACGCCGCTGAGGCCTGGGATCTCGACTCCCAGCTTGAGCAGGCCATGGACGCCCTCCGCTGCCCGCCCGCGGACGCCGACGTGACACTGCTCTCCGGCGGTGAGCGCCGCCGCGTGGCCCTCTGCAAGCTCCTGCTGCAGAAGCCCGACCTCCTGCTCCTGGACGAGCCCACCAACCACCTCGACGCCGAGAGCGTGCTGTGGCTGGAACAGCACCTCTCCAGCTACGCCGGCGCAGTCCTTGCCGTCACCCACGACCGGTACTTCCTTGACCACGTCGCGGAATGGATCGCCGAGGTTGACCGCGGCCACCTGTACCCCTACGAAGGCAACTACTCCACGTACCTGGAGAAGAAGCGTGCCCGCCTGGAAGTCCAGGGCAAAAAGGACGCCAAGCAGGCCAAGCGCCTCACCGAGGAACTCGAGTGGGTACGCTCCAACGCCAAGGGCCGCCAGACCAAATCGAAGGCCCGTCTGGCCCGCTACGAGGAGATGGCTGCCGAGGCTGACCGCACGCGCAAGCTTGACTTCGAAGAGATCCAGATCCCGCCGGGCCCGCGCCTGGGCGGGCTGGTCCTGGAAGCCAGGAACCTGCAGAAGGGCTTCGACGACCGCACCCTGATCGACGGCCTGTCCTTCACGCTTCCCCGCAACGGCATCGTCGGCGTCATCGGCCCCAACGGCGTGGGCAAGTCCACGCTGTTCAAAACCATCATTGGCCTGGAGCCGCTCGACGGCGGCGAGCTGAAGATCGGCGATTCAGTCAAGATCTCCTACGCGGACCAGAGCCGCGGCGGCATCGACCCGAACAAGACCCTGTGGGAAGTTGTTTCGGACGGCCTCGATTACATCCAGGTGGGCCAGGTCGAAATGCCGTCCCGCGCCTACGTTGCCGCTTTCGGCTTCAAGGGTCCGGACCAGCAGAAGAAGGCCGGGGTGCTCTCCGGTGGTGAGCGCAACCGCCTCAACCTTGCACTGACGCTCAAACAGGGCGGCAACCTGCTGCTCCTTGACGAACCCACTAACGACCTCGACGTCGAAACGCTCAGCAGCCTTGAAAACGCACTGCTGGAGTTCCCCGGCTGCGCCGTGGTGGTATCGCACGACCGCTGGTTCCTGGACCGGGTGGCCACACACATCCTGGCCTACGAAGGCGACGAGGAAAACCCCGCCAAGTGGTACTGGTTCGAGGGCAACTTCGAATCCTACGAGGAGAACAAGGTAGAGCGGCTCGGACCCGATGCGGCCAAGCCGCACCGCGTGACGCACCGCCGCCTCACCCGCGACTGA
- a CDS encoding acyl-CoA thioesterase, with protein MTEAEPGLLAPPSGDPTETLIQLLDLGELEGARTDEDIFLGPSQQQPRQRVFGGQVLAQSLVASMKTVDPERFVHSMHGYFLRPGDANKPITFGVQRLRDGRSFSARRVHAYQEGVPILSMIASFQDLDEGLDHESKMPAGIPDPESLPSTADLLGKFDHPIAQHWAYERPFDIRHVDPPLYVSAKGKKEARNAVWMKTFGPMPDDSNLHRAALAYASDYTLLESILRRHGLSWITPGMSVASLDHAMWWHRPARVDEWLLYVQESPSAQGARGLATGKIFNRAGQHVASVAQEGMVRVPTDLKNKVVGAFQSKVMEHQIRKAGRN; from the coding sequence ATGACTGAAGCCGAACCCGGACTGCTGGCGCCACCCAGCGGCGACCCCACCGAAACGCTCATCCAGCTCCTTGACCTTGGTGAGCTTGAGGGCGCCCGGACGGATGAGGACATCTTCCTTGGCCCATCGCAGCAGCAGCCCCGGCAGCGTGTGTTCGGCGGCCAGGTGCTGGCCCAGTCGCTGGTCGCTTCCATGAAGACGGTGGACCCGGAACGGTTTGTCCATTCCATGCATGGCTATTTCCTCCGGCCCGGCGACGCCAACAAGCCCATCACGTTCGGTGTCCAGCGCCTGCGTGACGGCCGGTCCTTTTCGGCGAGGCGTGTCCATGCCTACCAGGAAGGGGTGCCCATCCTTTCAATGATCGCGTCCTTCCAGGACCTGGACGAAGGCCTCGACCACGAATCCAAGATGCCCGCCGGGATTCCCGATCCTGAGTCGCTGCCGAGCACGGCCGACCTGCTGGGCAAGTTCGACCACCCCATCGCCCAGCACTGGGCTTACGAGCGGCCCTTTGACATCAGGCACGTCGACCCGCCGCTGTACGTTTCGGCCAAAGGCAAGAAGGAGGCCCGGAACGCCGTCTGGATGAAGACGTTCGGGCCCATGCCCGATGACTCAAACCTGCACCGGGCCGCCCTGGCCTACGCCAGCGACTACACGCTGCTGGAATCCATCCTGCGCCGCCACGGGCTGAGCTGGATCACGCCCGGCATGAGTGTCGCCAGCCTCGACCACGCCATGTGGTGGCACCGTCCCGCCCGGGTGGACGAATGGCTGCTCTACGTCCAGGAATCCCCCAGCGCCCAGGGAGCCCGCGGCCTCGCAACGGGCAAAATTTTCAACCGGGCCGGGCAGCACGTTGCCTCGGTGGCGCAGGAGGGCATGGTCCGGGTTCCCACCGACCTGAAAAACAAAGTAGTTGGCGCGTTCCAGTCCAAAGTCATGGAGCACCAGATCCGCAAGGCCGGGCGGAACTGA
- a CDS encoding globin has protein sequence MTIPAEPQQPRQLMQNDPFSQPGYTDNFYDSVGGHNTFAKLIDVFYDGVATDPLLRPMYPEEDLEPAKRRFLMFLEQYWGGPTTYGEERGHPRLRMRHIPFRVTPEAKDRWLFHMRTAVDALELPPLYEGTLWDYMERAALSMVNSPSEA, from the coding sequence ATGACCATACCCGCCGAGCCGCAGCAGCCACGCCAGCTCATGCAGAACGATCCCTTCAGCCAGCCCGGCTATACGGACAACTTCTACGACTCCGTGGGCGGACACAACACGTTCGCTAAGCTGATCGATGTCTTCTACGACGGCGTCGCCACTGACCCGCTGCTGCGCCCGATGTACCCGGAGGAGGACCTCGAGCCGGCCAAGCGGCGGTTCCTGATGTTCCTGGAGCAGTACTGGGGCGGGCCCACCACGTACGGCGAGGAGCGTGGCCACCCGCGCCTGCGGATGCGCCACATACCGTTCCGGGTCACGCCGGAGGCCAAGGACCGCTGGCTGTTCCACATGCGGACCGCTGTCGATGCCCTGGAACTGCCACCCTTGTACGAGGGAACACTCTGGGACTACATGGAACGCGCCGCGCTGTCCATGGTGAACAGCCCGTCGGAGGCGTGA